Within Mycobacterium heckeshornense, the genomic segment CTGATAGTCGTAGTAGGCCTCGTCGTCGATCTCGACGATGGGCTCAGCCTCCCAGATGGCCTCCAGGTGCTCGACCGCGTCGCTGGCGGCGTCGCCGGCGTCGTTCCAGCCCTCGAAAGCCGCCACCACGACGGTGTTGTGCAGTTCGGGCAGCGCGGCGCGGGCATCCGGCGGGGTCACAGGATCAGCGTACGGCGTTGCACCGGTTGCCCGCGCCGCGACGAACGGACCCATTTGGATAGAACAGCTATGCTTGTCGGGGTGACTCCTGTGAACGATCGCACCTACGACACCGACCTGCTAGACGCCTTGTCTAAGCGGGTCATGGTGGGCGATGGTGCCATGGGCACCCAGCTGCAGGCCGCGGAGCTGACGCTCGACGACTTTCGCGGGCTGGAGGGCTGCAACGAGATTCTCAACCAGACTCGCCCCGACGTGATCGAACGGATTCACCGCGCCTACTTCGAGGCGGGCGCCGACGCCGTGGAGACCAACACCTTCGGCTGCAACCTGTCCAACCTGGGCGACTACGCCATCGCCGACCAGATCCGCGAGCTCGCGCGAAAAGGCACCGCGATCGCGCGTCGGGTCGCCGACGAGCTCGCCACACCCGACCGCAAGCGCTACGTGCTGGGATCGATGGGACCGGGCACAAAGCTGCCCACCCTCGGACACACCGAGTACGCGCAAATCCGCGACGCCTACACCGAGGCCGCGCTGGGCATGCTTGAGGCCGGCGCCGACGCGATCCTCGTCGAAACCTGCCAGGACCTGCTGCAGCTCAAGGCCGCGGTGCTGGGATCGCGGCGGGCCATGGCCCAATTCGGACGCCGCATCCCGGTGTTCACCCATGTGACAGTGGAGACGACCGGAACGATGCTGCTGGGCAGTGAGATCGGCGCGGCGCTGACCGCCGTCGAACCGCTCGGCGTCGACATGATCGGATTGAACTGTGCCACCGGGCCCGCCGAAATGGGCGAACACCTGCGTCACCTGTCCCGGCATGCCCGCATTCCGGTGTCGGTGATGCCCAATGCCGGCCTGCCAGTGCTGGGTCCCAACGGCGCCGAATACCCCCTGCAGCCAGACGAATTGGCGGAGGCGCTGGCCGGTTTCATCGCCGAGTTCGGGCTATCTCTGGTCGGTGGCTGCTGCGGCACCACCCCTGAACACATCCGCCGGGTCGCCGAGGCCGTGCGCACCGTCACACCAGGCGAGCGGCACATCACCTATGAACCGTCGGTGTCGTCGCTGTATACCGCGGTCCCCTTCAAACAGGAAGCCTCGGTGCTGGTGATTGGGGAGCGCACCAACGCGAACGGCTCCAAGGCTTTCCGCGAGGCGATGATCGCCGAGGACTACCAGAAATGCCTCGACATCGCCAAAGAGCAGACCCGCGACGGCGCGCATCTGCTGGATCTGTGCGTCGACTACGTGGGCCGCGACGGGGTCGCCGACATGGCGGCGCTGGCCAGTCGGCTGGCCACCGCATCGACGCTGCCGATCATGCTCGACTCCACCGAAACAGCAGTATTGCGAGCGGGTTTAGAGCACCTCGGCGGCCGGTGCGCGATCAACTCGGTCAACTACGAAGACGGCGACGGCCCCGAGTCACGGTTTGCCAAGACCATGGAGCTCGTCGCCGAACACGGCGCCGCAGTAGTGGCGCTCACCATCGACGAAGAAGGCCAGGCCCGCACCGCCGACAAGAAAGTCGCAATCGCCGAGCGGCTCATCGACGACATCACCCGCAACTGGGGTGTCGACGAGTCGTCAATCCTCATCGACTGCCTAACGTTCACCATCGCTACCGGGCAGGAGGAGTCGCGCCGCGACGGTATCGAGACCATCGAGGCCATCCGCGAGCTGAAGAAACGCCACCCGAAGGTGCAAACCACGCTCGGGTTGTCCAACATCTCCTTCGGTCTGAATCCCGCTGCGCGCCAAGTGCTCAACTCGGTGTTCCTGCACGAATGCCAGGAGGCCGGGCTGGACTCGGCGATCGTGCATGCGTCGAAAATCCTGCCCATCAATCGGATTGCAGAAGACCAGCGCACTGTCGCGCTGGATCTGATCTACGATCGCCGCCGCGAGGGCTACGACCCGCTGCAAGAGCTGATGCGGCTCTTCGAGGGAGTGTCGAGCGCGTCGTCGAAAGAATCCCGCGCCGCGGAGCTGGCCAAGCTGCCGGTGCTGGATCGGCTGGCCCAGCGCATCGTCGACGGCGAACGCAACGGCCTGGAGGCCGACCTGGACGAGGCGATGACCCTCAAGCCGCCGCTGGAGATCATCAACGACAACCTGCTTGCCGGCATGAAAACTGTTGGGGAGCTGTTCGGTTCCGGGCAGATGCAGCTGCCGTTCGTGCTGCAGTCCGCCGAGGTGATGAAGGCCGCCGTGGCCTACTTGGAGCCGCATATGGAGAAATCCGAGAACGACTCCGGCAAGGGCCGGATCGTGCTGGCCACCGTGAAGGGTGATGTGCACGACATCGGCAAAAACCTCGTCGACATTATCTTGAGCAACAACGGCTACGAGGTGGTCAACCTCGGCATCAAGCAACCGATCGCCAACATCCTGGAAGTCGCCGAAGACAAAAGCGCCGACGTGGTCGGCATGTCGGGGCTGCTGGTCAAGTCGACCGTGGTGATGAAGGAAAACCTCCAGGAGATGAACAGCCGCGGGGTCGCCGGGAAGTTCCCGGTACTGCTCGGCGGCGCGGCGTTGACCCGCAGCTATGTCGAAAACGACCTCGCCGAAGTCTACGAGGGCGAAGTGCATTACGCGCGAGACGCTTTCGAGGGCCTGAAGTTGATGGACACCATCATGAGCGCCAAGCGTGGCGAGGCGCCCGACACTGACAGCCCCGAGGCGATCGCCGCCCGCGAAAAGGAAGCTGAACGCAGGGCGCGGCATGAGCGCTCCAAACGAATTGCGGCGCAACGCAAAGCAGCCGAGGAGCCGATCGTCATACCGGAGCGCTCCGACGTTGCGGCCGACGTCGAGGTTCCGGCGCCACCGTTCTGGGGCTCTCGCATCGTCAAAGGTTTGGCGGTAGCCGACTACAGTGCGCTGCTCGACGAGCGTGCGCTGTTCCTCGGCCAGTGGGGCCTGCGCGGTGCCCGCGGTGGCACAGGCCCGTCGTATGAGGAATTGGTGGAGACCGAAGGGCGCCCGCGGCTGCGTTACTGGCTGGACCGGCTGTCCACTGACGGAATTCTCGCCCACGCCGCGGTGGTGTACGGGTATTTCCCGGCGGTCTCCGAGCGCGACGACGTCATCGTGCTCGCCGAGCCGACAGCCGATGCGCCCGAGCGGTTCCGGTTCACCTTCCCGCGCCAGCAACGCGGCCGCTTCCTGTGTATCGCCGATTTCGTCAGGTCACGGGCGCTGGCCGCCGAACGCGGCCAGGTTGACGTGCTGCCCTTCCAATTGGTGACGATGGGCGATCCGATCGCCGAGTTCGCCAACCAGTTGTTTGCGTCCAACTCTTACCGCGACTACCTAGAGGTGCATGGCATCGGCGTGCAGCTAACCGAAGCGCTGGCCGAGTACTGGCACCGGCGTATCCGCGAGGAGCTGCGTTTCTCCGGCGACCGGGCCATGGCAGCCGAAGACCCGGAGGCGAAAGAGGATTACTTCAAGCTCGGCTATCGTGGTGCCCGGTTCTCCTTCGGCTACGGTGCCTGCCCCGACCTGGAGGACCGGGTCAAGACCATGGCGCTGCTGCAGCCCGAGCGGATCGGAGTGACGTTGTCGGAGGAAATGCAACTGCATCCCGAGCAGTCCACCGATGCCTTCGTCCTGCATCACCCTGAGGCCAAGTACTTCAACGTCTGACGCCTATGGCTGACTCGGCGCGGGTCCGGACCGCCGTCCGGTTCGCCTCGGTGGCCGCGCTCGGCGGGCTGATATTCGGCTACGACGTCTCGGTCACCAACGGGGCGGTGGCCGCGCTGCAAGACCAATTCAGGGTCGGCAATACGTTGTTGGGTTTGGCCGCCGGCGCGGGTCTGGTGGGTGCCGCCGCGGGCGCGATTACCGCAGGACGCATCGCGGACCGGATGGGCCGGCGATCGATGATGAAGCTGGCCGCCGCGCTGTTCCTGATCTGCGGCCTGGGCACCGGGCTGGCCGGCGACGTCTGGATGTTCGTCGCATGCCACAGCGTGGGCGGGTTCGGTATCGGCGTCGCGTCGGTGGTGTCCCCGGCCTACATTGCCGAGATCTCGCCACCGGGTATCCGCGGTCGGCTCGGTTCACTGCAGCAGCTGGCCATCGTCTGCGGAATCTTTCTGGCCCTGGCCGTCGCCTGGCTGCCGTTTCACCTTGCGGGCGGTTCGCGCGAAGAACTATGGCTGGGGCTGGCCGCGTGGCGCTGGACGTTCCTCGCCGAGACCGTCCCAGCGCTCCTCTACGGAGCGTTGGCCTTCACGATCCCGGAGTCTCCGCGCTATCTCGTTGCCGCACAACGTGTCTCGGAAGCTCATCGGGTGCTTTCCGAGGTGCTCGAGGATCGCCAAGTCGAAGCCACGGTAGAACGCATCCAAGCAACGCTGCAACGCGAGCACCGGCCGTCGTGGCGTGACCTGCGCAAGCCGTCGGGCGGTTTGTACGGCATCGTGTGGGTCGGTCTGGGGGTGGCGGCCTTTCAGCAGCTCGTCGGGATCACCGTGATCTTCTACTACGGCAGCGTGCTGTGGCAGGCAGTGGGTTTCGGGGAGAACGCGTCGTTCGGCATCGCTGTCGCCACCGCCTTTGTCAACGTCGTGATCACGTTGATCGCGATGGCGCTCATCGATAAGGTCGGCCGCAAGCCGCTGCTGTTGACGGGATCGGCCGGCATGGCGTTGATGTTGGCGGTGCTATCGCTTGTCTTCGCCCACGTTCCGATCATCGGTGGCAAGCCGCACCTCAGCGGAGCCTCCGGGGTGGTCGCCCTGGTCGCCGCCAACGTCTTCGTCGTCGCGTTCGCTGTCTCGTGGGGGCCCGGGCTATGGGTGCTCCTCGGCGAGATATTTCCCAACCGCATCCGTGCCGCGGCAGTGGGATTGGCCAGCGCCTGCCAATGGCTGACCAACTTCGCGGTTGCGTTCACCTTCCCGGGGCTGCGTCACGCCCTCGGATTCGCCTACGGCTTCTATGCGCTGTGTGCAACGCTGTCATTCGTATTCGTGTGGCGATATGTCCGGGAGACCAAGGGCGTATCTCTAGAAGACATGCACGCCGAACTGCTGCACGAGTGAACCTGCAACCCGCACCGGCGTCGAGCATGAAAACCGCCGTGACTTAGCTGGCCGGGACGTGAAACAATCGCTGGCCGTGAAGACCTTCGAGGACTTGTTCGCCGAACTGGGCGAGCGTGCCCGCACCCGACCCGCTGGCAGCGCCACCGTGGCCGCGTTGGACGGCGGGGTTCATGAGCTCGGCAAGAAGATTCTCGAGGAAGCTGGTGAGGTGTGGCTGGCCGCCGAACACGAGCCTGACGACGCCCTGGCCGAGGAGATCAGTCAGTTGTTGTATTGGACGCAGGTGCTCATGATTTCGCGTGGCCTCACGCTCGACGACGTGTATCGGAAGCTGTGATGCTGCGCGTCGCGGTTCCCAACAAGGGTGCACTCAGTGAGCCGGCCATCGAGATCTTGTCAGAAGCCGGCTACCGCCGTCGCACCGACTCGAAGGACCTGACCGTCCTCGATCCGGTCAACAACGTCGAGTTCTTTTTTCTGCGGCCCAAAGACATTGCTGTCTACGTCGGATCCGGCGACTTGGATTTCGGGATCACCGGACGTGACCTGGTACGCGAGTCCGATGCGCCGGTGCGCGAACGTTTGGCGCTTGGTTTCGGGTCTTCCAGCTTCCGCTACGCCGCACCCGCTGGACGCGAGTGGACCACCGCCGACCTGGCTGGCATCCGAATCGCCACAGCCTACCCGAACCTGGTACAAAAAGACTTGGCCGCCAAAGGGATTGAGGCAACAGTCATCCGGCTAGATGGGGCCGTAGAGATTTCGGTGCAACTGGGCGTGGCCGATGCCATCGCCGACGTAGTGGGCTCTGGTCGCACGTTGGGCCTGCATGACTTAGTGGCCTTTGGTGAACCGCTGTGTGATTCGGAGGCGGTGCTCATCGAGCGAACCGATCACGACCGGCACGACCCCGCCAAAGTTGCCGCCCGCGATCAGATGGTGGCCCGCATCCAGGGCGTTGTGTTCGGCCAGAAGTATTTGATGCTGGACTATGACTGCCCGCGTGCGGCGCTCGACCAGGCCACCTCGATCACCCCGGGATTGGAGTCACCGACCATTGCGCCGCTGGCAGACCCCGACTGGGTGGCGGTGCGTGCTTTGGTGCCCCGCAGCGACGTCAACGCGATCATGGACGAGCTTGCCGCGATCGGGGCCAAGGCGATCCTGGCTTCCGACATCCGTTTCTGCCGATTCTGAGCGCGCCGAGGTTTCAGCGCGGTGGGTGTGTTAGCGTCCGGCTGAGCCAATTGTCCGGCTCCTTGGCAGGAGGACCGCCGTGACGCACTTTCTTGTGCTGCTGCTCGCGTTGTTGATCGGTGTGGTCGCCGGGTTACGCGCCGTGACCGCTCCGGCCGTTGTTGCGTGGGCGGCCCTGCTCGACTGGATCAACCTGGCCGGGACGTGGGCATCGTGGGTCGCCCACCCGGTGACGGTCACCATCTTCACCGTGTTTGCGGTCGGCGAACTCGTCGCCGACAAGCTGCCGATGACGCCGAGTCG encodes:
- the metH gene encoding methionine synthase; this encodes MLVGVTPVNDRTYDTDLLDALSKRVMVGDGAMGTQLQAAELTLDDFRGLEGCNEILNQTRPDVIERIHRAYFEAGADAVETNTFGCNLSNLGDYAIADQIRELARKGTAIARRVADELATPDRKRYVLGSMGPGTKLPTLGHTEYAQIRDAYTEAALGMLEAGADAILVETCQDLLQLKAAVLGSRRAMAQFGRRIPVFTHVTVETTGTMLLGSEIGAALTAVEPLGVDMIGLNCATGPAEMGEHLRHLSRHARIPVSVMPNAGLPVLGPNGAEYPLQPDELAEALAGFIAEFGLSLVGGCCGTTPEHIRRVAEAVRTVTPGERHITYEPSVSSLYTAVPFKQEASVLVIGERTNANGSKAFREAMIAEDYQKCLDIAKEQTRDGAHLLDLCVDYVGRDGVADMAALASRLATASTLPIMLDSTETAVLRAGLEHLGGRCAINSVNYEDGDGPESRFAKTMELVAEHGAAVVALTIDEEGQARTADKKVAIAERLIDDITRNWGVDESSILIDCLTFTIATGQEESRRDGIETIEAIRELKKRHPKVQTTLGLSNISFGLNPAARQVLNSVFLHECQEAGLDSAIVHASKILPINRIAEDQRTVALDLIYDRRREGYDPLQELMRLFEGVSSASSKESRAAELAKLPVLDRLAQRIVDGERNGLEADLDEAMTLKPPLEIINDNLLAGMKTVGELFGSGQMQLPFVLQSAEVMKAAVAYLEPHMEKSENDSGKGRIVLATVKGDVHDIGKNLVDIILSNNGYEVVNLGIKQPIANILEVAEDKSADVVGMSGLLVKSTVVMKENLQEMNSRGVAGKFPVLLGGAALTRSYVENDLAEVYEGEVHYARDAFEGLKLMDTIMSAKRGEAPDTDSPEAIAAREKEAERRARHERSKRIAAQRKAAEEPIVIPERSDVAADVEVPAPPFWGSRIVKGLAVADYSALLDERALFLGQWGLRGARGGTGPSYEELVETEGRPRLRYWLDRLSTDGILAHAAVVYGYFPAVSERDDVIVLAEPTADAPERFRFTFPRQQRGRFLCIADFVRSRALAAERGQVDVLPFQLVTMGDPIAEFANQLFASNSYRDYLEVHGIGVQLTEALAEYWHRRIREELRFSGDRAMAAEDPEAKEDYFKLGYRGARFSFGYGACPDLEDRVKTMALLQPERIGVTLSEEMQLHPEQSTDAFVLHHPEAKYFNV
- a CDS encoding sugar porter family MFS transporter → MADSARVRTAVRFASVAALGGLIFGYDVSVTNGAVAALQDQFRVGNTLLGLAAGAGLVGAAAGAITAGRIADRMGRRSMMKLAAALFLICGLGTGLAGDVWMFVACHSVGGFGIGVASVVSPAYIAEISPPGIRGRLGSLQQLAIVCGIFLALAVAWLPFHLAGGSREELWLGLAAWRWTFLAETVPALLYGALAFTIPESPRYLVAAQRVSEAHRVLSEVLEDRQVEATVERIQATLQREHRPSWRDLRKPSGGLYGIVWVGLGVAAFQQLVGITVIFYYGSVLWQAVGFGENASFGIAVATAFVNVVITLIAMALIDKVGRKPLLLTGSAGMALMLAVLSLVFAHVPIIGGKPHLSGASGVVALVAANVFVVAFAVSWGPGLWVLLGEIFPNRIRAAAVGLASACQWLTNFAVAFTFPGLRHALGFAYGFYALCATLSFVFVWRYVRETKGVSLEDMHAELLHE
- a CDS encoding phosphoribosyl-ATP diphosphatase, which gives rise to MKQSLAVKTFEDLFAELGERARTRPAGSATVAALDGGVHELGKKILEEAGEVWLAAEHEPDDALAEEISQLLYWTQVLMISRGLTLDDVYRKL
- the hisG gene encoding ATP phosphoribosyltransferase; its protein translation is MLRVAVPNKGALSEPAIEILSEAGYRRRTDSKDLTVLDPVNNVEFFFLRPKDIAVYVGSGDLDFGITGRDLVRESDAPVRERLALGFGSSSFRYAAPAGREWTTADLAGIRIATAYPNLVQKDLAAKGIEATVIRLDGAVEISVQLGVADAIADVVGSGRTLGLHDLVAFGEPLCDSEAVLIERTDHDRHDPAKVAARDQMVARIQGVVFGQKYLMLDYDCPRAALDQATSITPGLESPTIAPLADPDWVAVRALVPRSDVNAIMDELAAIGAKAILASDIRFCRF